The Caloenas nicobarica isolate bCalNic1 chromosome Z, bCalNic1.hap1, whole genome shotgun sequence genome has a segment encoding these proteins:
- the ARTN gene encoding artemin codes for MRGGGGPGDGPRRGHASMEQRAGPPEPRPAGSTTHPQPKEGMLWGLLAILSLLAGLAAGTLRTPHCNETLDAVPMPQSMATTSPAVEKGVEVPLTAAWSQLYGDNATTGHPGTAELAEDLLLRAERSPPGASKAKKGARKPSRGARGRNCHIRNLMVKVRDLGLGFNSDEIVLFKYCSGSCHRARSNYDLTLGSLLRQQLITPGPQERVLSHPCCRPTRYEAVSFMDVQNTWQTVEKLSAAECSCIG; via the exons atgcggggcggcggcggcccggggGATGGTCCCCGCCGCGGGCACG CCAGCATGGAGCAGCGAGCGGGGCCACCAGAGCCAAGACCTGCAGGATCGACCACGCACCCGCAGCCCAAG GAGGGGATGCTGTGGGGGCTCCTTGCCATCCTCTCACTgctggctgggctggctgcGGGCACCCTGCGAACTCCACACTGCAATGAGACGCTGGACGCGGTCCCCATGCCACAGAGCATGGCCACCACCAGCCCGGCTGTGGAGAAGGGTGTGGAAGTACCACTCACCGCTGCCTGGAGCCAGCTGTACG GGGACAATGCAACGACGGGTCACCCAGGCACCGCAGAACTTGCAGAGGACCTGCTGCTGCGTGCTGAGCGCTCACCGCCAGGGGCCAGCAAAGCCAAGAAGGGGGCACGGAAACCCTCGCGGGGGGCCCGTGGTCGCAACTGCCACATCCGCAACCTGATGGTGAAGGTGCGTGACCTGGGCCTGGGCTTCAACTCGGATGAAATCGTGCTCTTTAAGTACTGCAGTGGGTCCTGCCACCGGGCACGGAGCAACTATGACCTGAcactgggcagcctgctgcGGCAGCAGCTCATCACCCCGGGGCCGCAGGAGCGGGTCCTCAGCCACCCTTGCTGCCGGCCCACCCGCTACGAGGCCGTCTCCTTCATGGACGTGCAGAACACATGGCAGACAGTTGAGAAGCTCTCAGCAGCCGAGTGCAGCTGCATTGGCTGA